In Geotalea uraniireducens, the genomic window CATCGTTGGCGACAGTGTCAACGATGTGGCGGCGGGGAAGGGGGCCGGGGTGGCCACGGTCGGTTGCACCTGGGGATACGGCGGCAGCGACGACCTGGTCGAGGCCGATTACCGGATCGATACTTTTTCCGAACTGCTGGCGTTGCCGCTGTTTTGCCACGGGGCGCGGCAATGACGAACGGCACGGCGGCCGGCTGGACCGGCGTATTGCTGCGGGTCGATTTGACCGCCCGGCAGTGCTGGCGCGAAGAGCTTCCCGAAGAGTTGCGCCATGCCTATCTCGGCGGCCGGGGCCTCGGGGTGCGGCTGATGCGCGACTATTATCGGCTTGCCCCCTTCGATCCGGACACGCCGCTGATCTTCGCCGTCGGCCCGCTGTGCGGTACTCCCGCACCCACCGCCGCCCGGCTGGCGGTGGTGAGCCGTTCGCCGCTCACCGGGACGATTTACGACTGTTCCGCCGGCGGCCGGTTCGCTTGGCGGCTCAAAGCCGCCGGCTTCGATACGCTCGTCGTCACTGGGCAGAGTACCGTGCCGCTGGCCCTGGCCATCACCCCGACCGGCGCGGAGCTTGTCGCGGTCCCCGCCCTGTGGGGCAAGACGGTGCCGGAAACGGTCGCCGCCCTCGCCGCTCGCGGCAGTGTGGCCGCCATCGGTCCGGCGGGGGAAAACGGTGTCCTCTTCGCCAACATCATGATGGGGGAGGGGAATTCGGTCGGCCGCGGCGGTCTTGGTGCCGTAATGGGGAAGAAGGGGCTGAAGGCAATCGTCGTCGATGGCGACCGGGAGACGCTGATTGCCGACCGGGAGCGCTTCGATCACGCCCGGAGCGACGTGATGCGGCTGTTCCGGGCCTCGCCGGTGATCTTCGGCGAACTCGGCATCGCCGAGTATGGCACTCCAGCCCTGGTCGATCTGATGCGCCAGCGCCGGATGGCGCCGACGGCCAATTTCCGCCGCACCGTCTTCGAGCAGTCGGACAATTATTCCGGCCCAGCCATCCGGCGCGCCTACCAGGCAAAGAAGGACGGCTGCTACGGCTGCCCGATCCAGTGCAAGAAGAGCACCCCCCAGGGGGAGCACCTGCCCGAGTACGAAACGGTCTCCCATTTCGGCGCCCTCAACGGCATTGCCGACTTGGCGGCGATCGTCAAGTCCAACACTCTCTGTAATCGGCTGGGGATGGATACCATCTCCGCTGCGGTGACCCTTGCCGCCTGGGGAGAGGCGCGGGGGGCTTTCCCCAGGGCGGAGGAGGTGCCGCCGCTCCTCGAGGAGATCGCCTGGCGGCACGGCGCGGGCGAACTGCTGGCGGAGGGGTCGTCCCGGGTTGCCGCGGCGATGGGGCGGCCGGAACTGGCGATGGGCGTCAAGGGGTTGGAATTGCCCGCCTACGATCCGCGGGGCGCCTACGGGATGGCCCTGGCATACTGCACCAGCAACCGGGGCGGCTGCCACCTGCGCGCTTACCCCATCTCCCACGAGATTCTCCGCAAGCCAATTGCCACCGACCGTTTTTCCTTTTCCGGCAAGGCCCGGATCATCGCCATCGCCGAGGATACCAATGCCGCGGTCGACTCGCTGGTGGCCTGCAAGTTCTCCTTTTTCGGTGCGACCCTCGAAGAGTACGGCGAACTGCTGAGCGCGGCCACCGGTATCGACTATCCCCCCCAACAGTTAAAGGAGATCGGCCGGCGGATTTACCTGACCGAGCGGTTCTACAACTGCGCCAACGGCTTCGCCAGCCGGGACGATTACCTGCCGGAGCGTTTCTACTGCGAAGGGGGCTCCAGTGGTGAGGGGATCGAGATCCCCCCCATCGACCGGGCGCGCTTCACCGAGGAGTTGCAGAAATATTACCGGATCAGGGGACTGACCCCGGACGGGACATTTGCCGACCCGGATTTTCTGGCCACCCAGCCGTAATTTGCCTTCCATGGTTTACTCGGCTAGGTGTTGTGGTAACGCTTTAAAAAATATGCACAACCCATCGATCCTGAAGAGTTTACAATGAGAGTTTGGACCGCCGCTGTAATCGGTGGGTGCGCAGGTAAATAGGTAAGTATATGTATGACCAGATTGCACAGTATACAAACAAATTGATTGCCGACCGGGCGGTGCTTACCGGGGAAATCGCCTTCGCCGCCCAGGACGATGCAGTGCTGACGGCGGGCGAGCCGGCGCTGGCCGAGCTGGCCGGGGCAGTCCTCGCCCGGCTCAGCTGTCTGGCGCTGGCGGTGGCCCGTCCGGCACTCCCCTTCGCCGATCTGCTCGTTGCCCGGGCGCCGGTTGGCGAGAGCTGCATCGTTCCCCGCGATACCGAAACCCGCACCTTTCTCCACGACATCCCGTTCGTCCGCCGGGCGGAACTGGGAGACGAGCCGGCGGCGCTGATCGCCCGGCTGCTCGGCAACCGTAAGGGGGTGATCGTCGAGGGGGTGGGGATCGTTGCCAGCGGCACTCTGACCGTGGAGCAGGCCTATATCAACTACTCGTCGATCTTCCACTCCACCTTCGTCAAGTATCTTGAGGATGTGCTTCAGGAGGGCTTCCGTCTCCCCGGTGAAACGGACGTCTTCTCTGTTTTCCGCCGCGACTGGCTACGCCCCCTCACTGCCGCCGGCCTCGACTTCCGCGCCGGACCGCTGACCGATCACGACGAAATCCTTGCCGAAATTACTGCCGTCGGCCGCTACACGGTCGAACGCGGGTTGGTCGATTCGTTCTTCGGCAACATCTCCTACCGGGCCGGCGAGGTCGTCTACATCTCCCAAACGGCGGCCAGCCTCGACGCTCTGGCCGGCTGCATCGATCCGGTGGCGATGGATAACTCCTCTACCTGCGGCATTACCGCCTCCAGTGAACTGCTCGCCCACCGGCGGATTTACGAGCTGAGCGGCGCGCGGGCGATCCTCCACGGCCATCCCAAGTTCGCCGTGGTAATGAGCATGCAGTGCGAGGAGGCCGGTTGTCCGGTGCGGGACTGCTGGAAAGAGTGCCCGTCGGTCCGCTTTCTCGGCGATACGCCGGTGGTGGCGGGAGAGATCGGCGCCGGCGGCCTGGCAAAGCGGGTACCGCCGGTGATCGTTGGTCCGCGCAAGGCAATCGTCTACGGTCATGGCGTTTTTACGGTGGGGGAGGCGGATTTTGCCGAGGCGTTCCGGGCGCTGGTCGAGGTGGAGAATTGGTGCCGCAACGAATACTTCCGTCGGGTGGACGAACGGTGGCGGGAAAATCGTTGAGCGTCAGTGCAGCTGTTTCGGAATGGTGACGGTGAAGACGGTCCCCTCCGGGTCACAGCTCGAGAAAGCGACCTTCCCTTTCAGGTAGCGCTCGCCGAACAGCTTGACGCTGTAGGTGCCGATCCCCCGCCCCGAGCCCCCCTTGGTGGTAAAGGAACGCTGGAAGATCTGCAGCTGGACGTCGGGGGAGATTACCCCCGGGTTGGCGACGGTGAAGGTCAGGGTGTCGCCATCGTCGGTGGCGGAGAGGGTGACCGTTCCGCCTGCCGGCGTGGCTTCGAGGGCGTTTTTGACCAGGTTGCCGAGAATCCGGCGAAGGATCTGGCCGTCGCTGATTATCGAGCAGGACGGTGATTCCCTGAGCAGCAGCTGTCGGCCGGCGGCGATGTCGTGGGCCGAGTAGAGCGCCTGTACCTCCTGGAGCAGTTTTCCCACCTCAACCAGGCCGAGGTCTGGCTTGAAGGTCCCTTGTTCCGCTGCCAGCAGTTTACGCTGGTGATTGATTTCGTCGATCAGGCGGCTGGAGAGGTGAACCATCCACCCCTTGTATTCCGCTTCCTTGTCCGGCGGGATCGTTCTGCCGTCGGCAAGGAGCGAGGCGAGCCCGTGGATTCCCCCCGCAGTATTGATCACGTCGTGGAAAAAGACCCGTTCGAGCACGGAGCGGCGCTTCTGGTCGCTGATGTCGCGGATGATGCAGAGCGTCAGCGGGATGCGGTCGATGGTCGCCGGGTTGGCGATCACCTCCAGATCCAGTGCCACGCCGCCGTCCCTTTTCAGGGTGATACGACATTCGTGGCAGCTCTGCGTGTTCCGCTCCTGGCTTTCGAGAATCGCCATCAGGGCACCGCAGACAGAGCAGTGGATGCCGGTACCGCAGCCGTCAGGCCCCTCATCGGCGTTGATACAGCCGAAGACCTCGCCGATACGCTTGCCGAGCAGCGTGGTGATGTCGGTAAAGCCGAACCCCTGCAACAGCCTGCTGTTGACGGCCACTACCTGCCGTTCCTGGTTCAGGACCAGGACGTAATCGGGCAGCGCCTCGATCAGTGAGCTGAGGACGCGGTCGAGAAGCAGTCGCTGGCGGATGGCAACGACTTCCTTGAGTGGCGCTCTCCGGGCGGAAGCTGGAGAGGTGAGCCGGTTGAGTTCGGGGTACAGGTTTGCCATGTGACGATCATTCCTGGCGCGTAGCGGTTGTTTTACTCTAACCATAAACGATTCATCAGTCAATTGCGATGATTGGGGGAGTGCGTCGGTTGTTGCCGGTGGCATACCGTCGCCGGCTGGTGGCTTATAAAACCGCTCTGGTAGCCGATTTGTCTGGGGTGGTGCAGGTCGGTCATGGTGTCTTGAGTGATTTTTTGTGTCGGTTAATTGACGTTTTTGGCTGTTTTTAACGGATTTTTTTTAGGGGGGTGTCATTTTTTTCTAAAGATTTTTTGCTGCCAGTCGATATAGAATACCAAAGAGAAAGATATGGAGGCGACGGAGGCGGTGAGTGCCATGAAAATCGATGAGAAATCCCCACTTACGGTGGTTAACTCGGTAAAGACCGATCCCGCGGCGGCGGCTTCAGCCGGCAGCCAGGCACAGCGGGGCACCACTGCGGATGCCAGTAAGGATACGGTGGAGCTCTCCAGCGATGTGCAGCGGTACGCCAAGGCGGCCGAAGCGTTGCCGAAGGTGCCGGAGATTCGCACCGAACGGGTGGCGGAGCTGAAGGCGGCGATCAAGGCCGGCGAATATAACGTCAAGGCCCGCGATGTCGCCGAGAAAATGCTAATGGCCATGAAAAAAGGGATCGTCGTCTGACGTTCCTCCCCTCTTTGGATGTTTATAAAAGCCCGCCCTGTGCGGGCTTTTTTGTTGCCCTGGTCCCTGACCGCGGGTAAGCTGACGATATGATTTTCAGCGAACTTGCCAACCGCTACCCGCAGCTGCACCTGCTGGCCGAGCTG contains:
- the flgM gene encoding flagellar biosynthesis anti-sigma factor FlgM; translated protein: MEATEAVSAMKIDEKSPLTVVNSVKTDPAAAASAGSQAQRGTTADASKDTVELSSDVQRYAKAAEALPKVPEIRTERVAELKAAIKAGEYNVKARDVAEKMLMAMKKGIVV
- a CDS encoding PAS domain-containing sensor histidine kinase yields the protein MANLYPELNRLTSPASARRAPLKEVVAIRQRLLLDRVLSSLIEALPDYVLVLNQERQVVAVNSRLLQGFGFTDITTLLGKRIGEVFGCINADEGPDGCGTGIHCSVCGALMAILESQERNTQSCHECRITLKRDGGVALDLEVIANPATIDRIPLTLCIIRDISDQKRRSVLERVFFHDVINTAGGIHGLASLLADGRTIPPDKEAEYKGWMVHLSSRLIDEINHQRKLLAAEQGTFKPDLGLVEVGKLLQEVQALYSAHDIAAGRQLLLRESPSCSIISDGQILRRILGNLVKNALEATPAGGTVTLSATDDGDTLTFTVANPGVISPDVQLQIFQRSFTTKGGSGRGIGTYSVKLFGERYLKGKVAFSSCDPEGTVFTVTIPKQLH
- a CDS encoding aldehyde ferredoxin oxidoreductase family protein, whose amino-acid sequence is MTNGTAAGWTGVLLRVDLTARQCWREELPEELRHAYLGGRGLGVRLMRDYYRLAPFDPDTPLIFAVGPLCGTPAPTAARLAVVSRSPLTGTIYDCSAGGRFAWRLKAAGFDTLVVTGQSTVPLALAITPTGAELVAVPALWGKTVPETVAALAARGSVAAIGPAGENGVLFANIMMGEGNSVGRGGLGAVMGKKGLKAIVVDGDRETLIADRERFDHARSDVMRLFRASPVIFGELGIAEYGTPALVDLMRQRRMAPTANFRRTVFEQSDNYSGPAIRRAYQAKKDGCYGCPIQCKKSTPQGEHLPEYETVSHFGALNGIADLAAIVKSNTLCNRLGMDTISAAVTLAAWGEARGAFPRAEEVPPLLEEIAWRHGAGELLAEGSSRVAAAMGRPELAMGVKGLELPAYDPRGAYGMALAYCTSNRGGCHLRAYPISHEILRKPIATDRFSFSGKARIIAIAEDTNAAVDSLVACKFSFFGATLEEYGELLSAATGIDYPPQQLKEIGRRIYLTERFYNCANGFASRDDYLPERFYCEGGSSGEGIEIPPIDRARFTEELQKYYRIRGLTPDGTFADPDFLATQP
- a CDS encoding class II aldolase/adducin family protein — its product is MYDQIAQYTNKLIADRAVLTGEIAFAAQDDAVLTAGEPALAELAGAVLARLSCLALAVARPALPFADLLVARAPVGESCIVPRDTETRTFLHDIPFVRRAELGDEPAALIARLLGNRKGVIVEGVGIVASGTLTVEQAYINYSSIFHSTFVKYLEDVLQEGFRLPGETDVFSVFRRDWLRPLTAAGLDFRAGPLTDHDEILAEITAVGRYTVERGLVDSFFGNISYRAGEVVYISQTAASLDALAGCIDPVAMDNSSTCGITASSELLAHRRIYELSGARAILHGHPKFAVVMSMQCEEAGCPVRDCWKECPSVRFLGDTPVVAGEIGAGGLAKRVPPVIVGPRKAIVYGHGVFTVGEADFAEAFRALVEVENWCRNEYFRRVDERWRENR